The following coding sequences are from one Myxococcus stipitatus window:
- a CDS encoding ferritin-like domain-containing protein, with translation MDSKQLRLLFSRALRVSLVSPLALAGCDEGSADLKGYVAPACENGSVAVAGVTAPSAPDYVQLRIMYGPTSTAGRLSSSGTPCATATQPATCEAALAALSPEHGFGSPCQAMCGDYFLATTKGDEVSAVDSQAALKAFLGTVDTPEEAVLLAISEGYSVSCLELEKGAVKAMGADSFRVIGTRGFACGEGTSLDQYVLQVASTGEVLEVEHHVLERGEKGCTVGRIPVGLRTDGAVVCEDVLGRHFAVIAHLEAASIHAFLRLREELALHGADVALQHAALRSALEEVQHTRVSRRLAARHGATAEVPRVEALPPRSLYEVALDNAVEGCVRETFGALVAHHQALHARDEEVRSAMSRIAEDETRHAELSWEIDRWAAVKLPDAERDAIRAARSRAVQALRAELAEPVDPVLVTQAGLPSAEVAVAMLDSLSQELWT, from the coding sequence ATGGACTCGAAGCAACTGCGACTGTTGTTCTCCCGGGCGCTCCGGGTCTCGCTGGTGTCGCCGTTGGCGCTGGCGGGGTGTGATGAAGGAAGCGCCGACCTGAAGGGCTATGTCGCGCCGGCCTGTGAGAACGGGTCGGTCGCGGTGGCGGGCGTGACGGCTCCCTCCGCACCGGACTACGTCCAACTGCGCATCATGTACGGTCCGACGAGCACCGCGGGGCGGCTGTCGTCCTCGGGGACGCCGTGCGCGACGGCCACCCAGCCCGCGACGTGTGAGGCGGCGCTCGCGGCGTTGAGCCCGGAGCATGGCTTCGGTTCACCCTGTCAGGCCATGTGCGGCGACTACTTCCTCGCGACGACGAAGGGCGACGAGGTCTCCGCCGTCGACTCGCAGGCCGCGCTCAAGGCGTTCCTGGGCACCGTCGATACCCCCGAGGAGGCCGTGCTGCTCGCCATCTCGGAGGGCTACAGCGTGAGCTGCCTCGAGCTCGAGAAGGGCGCCGTCAAGGCGATGGGGGCGGACTCCTTCCGCGTCATCGGCACCCGGGGGTTCGCGTGCGGAGAGGGCACGTCGCTGGACCAGTACGTGCTCCAGGTGGCGTCGACGGGCGAGGTGCTGGAGGTGGAGCACCACGTGCTCGAACGGGGTGAGAAGGGCTGCACGGTGGGCCGCATCCCGGTGGGGCTGCGCACGGACGGCGCGGTGGTCTGCGAGGACGTCCTCGGGCGCCATTTCGCGGTCATCGCCCACCTGGAGGCCGCGTCCATCCATGCTTTCCTGCGGCTGCGCGAGGAGCTGGCGCTGCACGGCGCGGACGTCGCGCTCCAGCACGCCGCCCTGCGCAGCGCGTTGGAGGAGGTCCAGCACACGCGGGTCAGTCGACGCCTGGCGGCCCGCCATGGGGCGACCGCCGAGGTGCCCCGCGTGGAGGCGCTGCCGCCGCGCTCGCTGTACGAGGTGGCGCTGGACAACGCGGTGGAGGGCTGCGTGCGCGAGACGTTCGGCGCGCTGGTGGCGCACCACCAGGCCCTGCACGCGCGGGACGAGGAGGTCCGTTCGGCCATGTCCCGCATCGCCGAGGACGAGACGCGCCACGCGGAGCTGTCCTGGGAGATCGACCGCTGGGCCGCCGTGAAGCTGCCGGACGCCGAACGCGACGCCATCCGCGCCGCCCGGTCGCGCGCGGTGCAGGCGCTGCGCGCGGAGCTGGCCGAGCCGGTGGACCCGGTGCTCGTCACCCAGGCGGGGCTTCCCTCGGCCGAGGTGGCCGTGGCGATGCTGGACTCGCTCTCCCAGGAGCTGTGGACATGA
- a CDS encoding RNA polymerase sigma factor — translation MEDLPSILERTHRGDYGPIVARVIRLMGGDFAAAEEVVQEAFAAALQQWPRAGIPAEPRAWLMRTAHHKAVDRVRRDVRLAARVDTLETRARVEQSSAPALDEADWRDTPDDSLRLLFTCCHPALGQEAQVALALRTLCGLTTEEVARAFLVPTATMAQRLVRAQRKIRDARIPYVVPEVDALGERTQGVLHTLYLLFSEGYAATEGDELLRVDLCAEALRLGRLARSLLPQQAEVASLLALMLLHHSRRRARVSADGGLVLLDRQDRALWDREQMTEGLAQLDAALALGARGVFTHQAAIAALHARAARPEDTDWEQIAALYDRLCVLAPGPVVELNRAAAVAMARGPEQGLALVDDLEASGRLTEYYLLPAARADLLRRMGRGAEAAVAYRRALALVRTAPERRFLEERLREVLSSP, via the coding sequence ATGGAGGACCTCCCGTCCATCCTCGAGCGGACCCACCGCGGGGACTACGGCCCCATCGTGGCGCGGGTCATCCGGCTGATGGGCGGGGACTTCGCCGCCGCGGAGGAGGTCGTCCAGGAAGCCTTCGCGGCGGCGCTCCAGCAATGGCCCCGAGCGGGAATCCCCGCGGAGCCCCGGGCGTGGCTCATGCGCACGGCCCACCACAAGGCGGTGGACCGGGTGCGGCGCGACGTCCGGCTCGCGGCCCGCGTGGACACGCTGGAGACGCGGGCGCGGGTGGAGCAGTCGTCCGCCCCCGCCCTGGACGAAGCGGACTGGCGCGACACGCCCGACGACTCGCTCCGGCTCCTCTTCACCTGCTGCCATCCGGCGCTCGGGCAGGAGGCCCAGGTCGCGCTCGCGCTGCGCACGCTGTGCGGCCTGACGACGGAGGAGGTGGCGCGCGCCTTCCTCGTCCCTACGGCGACGATGGCGCAGCGGCTCGTCCGCGCCCAGCGGAAGATCCGCGACGCGCGCATCCCCTACGTCGTCCCGGAGGTGGACGCGCTCGGGGAGCGCACCCAAGGGGTGCTCCATACCCTCTACCTGCTGTTCTCCGAAGGCTATGCCGCGACGGAGGGCGACGAGCTGCTCCGCGTGGACCTGTGCGCGGAGGCCCTGCGGCTGGGCCGGCTGGCCCGCTCGCTCCTGCCCCAGCAGGCCGAGGTGGCCTCGCTGCTGGCGCTCATGCTGCTGCACCACTCCCGGCGCCGGGCCCGGGTGTCGGCGGACGGCGGGCTCGTCCTGTTGGACCGGCAGGACCGCGCGCTCTGGGACCGGGAGCAGATGACGGAGGGCCTCGCCCAGCTCGACGCGGCGCTCGCGTTGGGGGCCCGGGGCGTCTTCACCCACCAGGCCGCCATCGCCGCGCTGCACGCGCGGGCCGCGCGACCCGAGGACACGGACTGGGAGCAGATCGCCGCGCTCTATGACCGGCTCTGTGTGCTCGCGCCGGGCCCCGTGGTGGAGCTCAACCGCGCGGCGGCGGTGGCCATGGCGCGCGGCCCCGAGCAGGGGCTCGCGCTGGTGGACGACCTGGAGGCCTCGGGGAGGCTGACCGAGTACTACCTGCTACCCGCGGCCCGCGCGGACCTGCTGCGCCGCATGGGCCGAGGCGCGGAGGCCGCGGTGGCCTATCGCCGGGCCCTCGCGCTGGTGCGCACCGCGCCGGAGCGGCGCTTCCTCGAGGAGCGGCTGCGCGAGGTCCTCTCGTCCCCTTAG
- a CDS encoding YciI family protein produces MKYLLAIYENEKQWESLPEAESKQILDECFAITDAIQKSGNFIAGEALQPTTAATSVRIRDGKRLTTDGPFAETREQLGGFYLVEAKDLDEAIAMAARLPSARWGTIEVRPILDFAQSAG; encoded by the coding sequence ATGAAGTACCTGCTGGCCATCTACGAGAACGAGAAGCAGTGGGAGTCGCTGCCCGAGGCCGAGTCGAAGCAGATCCTCGACGAGTGCTTCGCCATCACCGACGCCATCCAGAAGAGCGGCAACTTCATCGCCGGCGAGGCCCTCCAGCCCACGACGGCGGCCACCTCGGTGCGCATCCGCGACGGGAAGCGGCTGACGACGGACGGCCCCTTCGCGGAGACGCGGGAGCAGCTCGGGGGCTTCTACCTGGTGGAGGCGAAGGACCTCGACGAGGCCATTGCCATGGCCGCGCGCCTGCCCAGCGCGAGGTGGGGCACCATCGAGGTGCGTCCCATCCTGGACTTCGCCCAGTCCGCGGGCTGA
- the thiD gene encoding bifunctional hydroxymethylpyrimidine kinase/phosphomethylpyrimidine kinase, which yields MRRMQTSQPVPTALTIAGSDSGGGAGIQADLHTFSFHRVHGTSALTAITAQNTRGVTRVDVLPAAAVAAQIDAVADDFRVGAVKAGMLVNAEIISVVAWRLKSLALAPLVVDPVMVSRAGARLIDDSAVGALKEHLLPLAAIVTPNRHEAELLAGVELRTLEDMQEAARRIHRLGPRTVLVKGGGMPGDLRGVDVWFDGERMETLYLRAVKTQNTHGTGCTLSASIAAWLALGHDVLEATRRAKAHVTTSLEHPLSLGKGPGPFSHFSPLGEPG from the coding sequence ATGCGGCGCATGCAGACCTCCCAGCCCGTCCCGACAGCGCTCACCATCGCCGGCTCCGACAGCGGCGGGGGCGCGGGCATCCAGGCGGACCTCCACACCTTCTCGTTCCACCGCGTCCACGGCACCAGCGCCCTGACGGCCATCACCGCGCAGAACACCCGCGGCGTCACCCGGGTCGACGTGCTCCCGGCCGCCGCCGTGGCCGCGCAAATCGACGCCGTGGCGGATGACTTCCGGGTCGGCGCCGTCAAGGCCGGCATGCTCGTCAACGCGGAGATCATCTCCGTGGTGGCGTGGCGGCTGAAGTCCCTGGCCCTGGCTCCCCTGGTCGTGGACCCGGTCATGGTGTCCCGCGCCGGGGCGCGACTCATCGACGACTCGGCCGTGGGCGCACTGAAGGAGCACCTGCTCCCGCTCGCCGCCATCGTCACCCCCAACCGCCACGAGGCGGAGCTGCTCGCGGGCGTGGAGCTGCGCACGCTGGAGGACATGCAAGAGGCCGCGCGGCGCATCCACCGGCTCGGCCCCCGGACGGTGCTCGTCAAGGGCGGTGGCATGCCCGGCGACCTGCGCGGCGTGGACGTGTGGTTCGACGGCGAGCGGATGGAGACGCTCTATCTGCGCGCGGTGAAGACCCAGAACACCCATGGCACGGGCTGCACCCTGTCCGCCTCCATCGCCGCGTGGCTCGCCCTGGGGCACGACGTGCTGGAGGCCACCCGCCGCGCCAAGGCCCACGTCACCACCTCCCTGGAGCATCCGCTGTCGCTGGGCAAGGGCCCCGGCCCCTTCAGCCACTTCTCACCCCTGGGCGAGCCCGGCTGA
- a CDS encoding LamG-like jellyroll fold domain-containing protein — MSQENDAALRHARPEASLTWDPYADAVAPGTTATVLNASASLGAPDGQAATLLGLLNTALVLDLGQGEEGTGDLRVYYQGLSLALVAQVDFLKADGTFIGSSPLHLVELGLGTHIAVATYPGNMPYRYVRLRGSVLALYLVDAVETSLRPICGDGVLGGFEVCDDGNQLSGDGCNSVCEVEPGYTCAGQPSVCTDIDECANGTANCPPGEICVNTPGSYTCEPDLCAGVVCEPLDACHIAGTCDPSTGQCSHPAAPNGTACSDGNACTQPDTCQEGVCTSGPLVGDTTSGLTHRWTFDEASGGTALDSAGTSNGTLGSSASRTVSFDGSGAVTLTPTQQCDLNAHVDFGLAPGQFGTDAFTVSYWLKTTFNGPGSGDLIGNRVVGSAGNYLSARLTGGTSAASLEIYQDAAGTNGAGVNVSPSPLNDGDWHHVAYTRGGTSLKVYIDGVLVGSATSAAPTNLTGASSFRIGRRLPACLGTFSSIPASFDDVRTYGRELTACDVAAMNLP; from the coding sequence GTGTCGCAAGAGAATGACGCGGCGTTGCGGCATGCGCGTCCGGAAGCCTCGTTGACGTGGGACCCGTATGCGGACGCGGTGGCGCCGGGCACCACGGCGACGGTGCTCAACGCGAGCGCGTCCCTGGGCGCTCCGGACGGGCAGGCCGCGACGCTGCTGGGCCTGCTCAACACGGCGCTGGTGCTGGACCTGGGCCAGGGCGAGGAAGGCACCGGCGACCTGCGCGTCTACTACCAGGGCCTGTCGCTGGCGCTGGTCGCCCAGGTGGACTTCCTGAAGGCGGATGGGACCTTCATCGGCTCCAGCCCGCTGCACCTGGTGGAGCTGGGCCTGGGAACGCATATCGCGGTGGCGACGTACCCGGGGAACATGCCCTATCGCTACGTCCGCCTGCGGGGCTCGGTTCTCGCGCTCTACCTGGTGGACGCGGTGGAGACGTCGCTACGCCCCATCTGTGGTGATGGGGTGCTGGGCGGATTCGAGGTCTGTGACGACGGCAATCAACTCTCTGGAGATGGCTGCAACAGCGTCTGTGAGGTGGAGCCGGGCTACACCTGCGCGGGACAGCCGAGCGTCTGCACCGACATCGACGAGTGCGCCAACGGGACGGCGAACTGCCCGCCGGGCGAAATCTGCGTCAACACGCCCGGGAGCTACACCTGCGAGCCCGACCTCTGCGCGGGGGTGGTCTGTGAGCCTCTCGACGCGTGCCATATCGCGGGCACCTGTGATCCGTCGACCGGGCAGTGCTCCCATCCGGCGGCCCCCAATGGAACGGCGTGCAGCGACGGCAACGCCTGCACCCAGCCGGACACCTGCCAGGAGGGAGTCTGCACCAGTGGCCCGCTCGTCGGCGACACGACCAGCGGCCTCACCCACCGGTGGACCTTCGACGAGGCCAGCGGCGGCACGGCGCTGGACTCGGCGGGCACGTCGAACGGAACGCTGGGCAGTTCGGCGTCGCGGACGGTCAGCTTCGACGGCTCCGGCGCCGTCACGCTCACGCCCACCCAGCAGTGCGACCTCAACGCCCATGTCGACTTCGGCCTCGCGCCCGGGCAATTCGGGACGGACGCCTTCACCGTGAGCTATTGGTTGAAGACGACCTTCAACGGCCCCGGCAGCGGAGATCTCATCGGGAACCGGGTGGTCGGGAGCGCGGGCAACTACCTCTCGGCAAGGCTCACCGGCGGCACCTCGGCAGCGTCACTCGAGATCTACCAGGACGCGGCAGGCACCAACGGCGCAGGTGTCAACGTCTCTCCATCGCCGCTCAACGACGGCGACTGGCACCACGTCGCCTATACCCGCGGCGGGACCTCGCTCAAGGTGTACATCGACGGCGTGTTGGTCGGCTCCGCGACCAGCGCCGCGCCGACGAACCTCACGGGCGCCAGTTCGTTCCGCATCGGTCGCAGACTGCCGGCCTGCCTGGGCACCTTCTCCAGCATTCCGGCGTCGTTCGACGATGTCCGGACCTACGGCCGCGAGCTCACCGCCTGCGACGTCGCCGCGATGAACCTGCCCTGA